One stretch of Lysobacter sp. KIS68-7 DNA includes these proteins:
- the rdgB gene encoding RdgB/HAM1 family non-canonical purine NTP pyrophosphatase has product MDRRLVLASGNAGKLVELRELLADAGYALHAQSEFGVHDIDETGLTFVENALLKARHAAQATGLPALGDDSGLCVDALGGAPGLYSARYAGGHGDAQANIAKLLDALREVPDNARTAHFHAVVVLLRTPDDPQPIIAEGRWPGRILHAPRGNGGFGYDPVFLDMQLNRSAAELDAATKHARSHRGLALAALRERLHEL; this is encoded by the coding sequence ATGGACAGGCGCCTGGTCCTGGCGAGCGGCAACGCCGGCAAGCTCGTCGAATTGCGCGAGCTGCTTGCCGATGCCGGTTATGCGCTGCACGCGCAATCGGAATTCGGCGTGCACGATATCGACGAGACCGGGCTGACCTTCGTCGAGAACGCATTGCTGAAGGCACGGCACGCGGCGCAGGCCACCGGCTTGCCCGCGCTGGGCGACGACTCTGGCCTGTGCGTCGACGCGCTCGGCGGTGCGCCCGGTTTGTATTCCGCGCGGTACGCGGGTGGCCATGGCGATGCGCAGGCCAACATCGCGAAGTTGCTGGACGCGCTGCGCGAAGTGCCCGACAACGCGCGCACCGCGCATTTCCATGCCGTCGTCGTGCTGTTGCGCACGCCGGACGACCCGCAGCCGATCATCGCCGAGGGCCGCTGGCCCGGCCGCATCCTTCATGCGCCGCGCGGCAACGGCGGTTTCGGCTACGACCCGGTCTTCCTCGACATGCAATTGAACCGCTCCGCCGCAGAATTGGATGCCGCAACCAAGCACGCGCGCAGCCACCGCGGCCTGGCGCTCGCCGCGCTGCGCGAACGCCTGCACGAACTCTGA
- the hemW gene encoding radical SAM family heme chaperone HemW: MSLVTPPLSLYVHLPWCVRKCPYCDFNSHEQKGALPFAAYVDALIADLDQDLPLAWGRVVHSVFFGGGTPSLFPADAIDAFLQQASARLRFAPGLEITLETNPGTAEHGRFEGYRDAGVNRLSFGIQSFDDDCLKRLGRIHDSREADAAVKLAQDAGFDNINLDLMYALPGQTLEMAVRDVERAIALQPAHLSHYQLTLEPNTVFAARPPQGIPDIDQSWDIQEACQARIAEAGFGHYEVSSYAKPGRQCAHNLNYWRFGDYLGIGAGAHGKLTQGASQSILRRWKVKHPAEYLVKAGTPAAIGGDETLAPERIPFDYMLNLLRLHEGFALASFEARTGLPRAAIAPQLDAAVARGWIEVDDAGHATPTELGRRFTNDVVELFLAD, from the coding sequence ATGTCCCTGGTCACGCCACCGTTGTCGCTGTACGTCCACCTGCCGTGGTGCGTGCGCAAATGCCCGTACTGCGATTTCAATTCGCATGAGCAGAAGGGCGCGCTGCCGTTCGCCGCGTATGTCGATGCGCTGATCGCCGACCTCGACCAGGACCTGCCGCTCGCCTGGGGGCGCGTGGTGCATTCGGTGTTCTTCGGTGGCGGCACGCCGTCGCTGTTCCCGGCCGACGCTATTGACGCGTTCCTGCAGCAGGCCAGCGCGCGGCTGCGTTTCGCGCCGGGGCTGGAGATCACGCTGGAAACCAATCCGGGCACCGCGGAACATGGGCGCTTCGAGGGCTATCGCGATGCAGGCGTGAATCGCCTGAGCTTCGGCATCCAGAGCTTCGACGACGATTGCCTCAAGCGCCTGGGCCGCATCCACGACAGCCGCGAAGCCGATGCCGCGGTGAAGCTCGCGCAGGACGCCGGCTTCGACAACATCAACCTCGACCTGATGTACGCCCTGCCCGGCCAGACGCTGGAGATGGCGGTGCGCGACGTCGAGCGCGCGATCGCCCTGCAGCCGGCGCACCTGTCGCATTACCAGCTCACGCTCGAACCCAACACGGTGTTCGCCGCGCGCCCGCCGCAGGGCATCCCGGACATCGACCAGAGCTGGGACATCCAGGAGGCCTGCCAGGCACGGATCGCCGAAGCGGGCTTCGGGCACTACGAAGTCTCGTCCTACGCAAAGCCGGGACGGCAGTGCGCGCACAACCTCAATTACTGGCGGTTCGGCGATTACCTGGGGATCGGGGCCGGCGCGCACGGCAAGCTGACGCAGGGGGCGTCGCAATCCATCCTGCGGCGCTGGAAGGTCAAGCACCCGGCCGAGTACCTGGTGAAGGCGGGCACGCCCGCGGCGATCGGCGGCGACGAAACGCTGGCGCCCGAACGCATCCCCTTCGATTACATGCTCAATCTGCTGCGACTGCACGAAGGCTTCGCGCTCGCGTCCTTCGAAGCCCGCACCGGACTGCCGCGCGCGGCCATCGCGCCCCAGCTGGATGCGGCAGTCGCGCGCGGCTGGATCGAGGTCGACGACGCCGGCCACGCAACGCCGACCGAACTCGGGCGACGCTTCACCAACGACGTGGTCGAACTGTTCCTGGCGGACTGA